The stretch of DNA TGACAACGGGTGCGCGAGTCACAGCATTTTCCATGTTTTGATTTTCATCATCGAAGAACTTGTCTAAGTCAGTTACATCGACTTCAACCTTTTCTTGGGCATTAATCCCATAGTCGGCTGCCAGAACTTCAATCGTATCCTTATCAAGTGATTGGTTTTGGTTAACCGCCACACCTAACATGAACAACTTCTTGATAATTTCAGCTGGTTCGCGATGCAAAATCTTACCCAAATCTTGCGCATTCATCCCGACCGTATAGACTAAGGTTTCTGGTAATGGCTTATCCTTCCGAACTGGTGCCGGCTTGTTATTCACTTGCCGAATCCGTTGATTCTTCCGGTTTTGCTTCTTGTTATTACGACGGCGGTTATTGTTATTACCACGGTAACGACCACCACCGCCGTTATTGTTCAAGCTACCGCCAAAGCGGCCACTGCCATTACGACTACTATTGTTGTTGCCATTGCTACTGTTAGTACTCCGGTTTGCCGAATTATTATTCCGGTTTTGCGTATTACTTGAGCGGTTTTGGCTGTTATTGCTATGGTTTTGACCATTGTTTGAACGATTTTGGCCACCGCTAGTCCGATTTGCTGAACTATTGTTTGAACGGTTACCATTGTTACTTCTCGTCCCATTGCTGCTATTTGACCGGTTGTTACTATTGCGATTAGCCGTTGAATTGTTCGACCGGTTTTGGCCGCCATTCCGATTCTGACCGTTACTAGTACTCCGGTTAGCCGTATTGTTCGAACGAGTCCCGTTACTACTGTTCGTTCGGGTCCCATTACTTGCTGGCCGTGAACTGGTAGACCGTGAACTATGATTGTTTGCACGGTTTCCATTGCTACTGCTGTTATTGTTGGGACGGTTTTGGCTATGATTATTGTTATTATTTCGATTATTATTCAAAGAATCACCACTCTGTTGATGACGCGAGTTGGATTGCTGCTGGTTAGCAGTTCGTGTCACATTTTTAGCTTCCGACTTCGAAGCTGAACCGGTTTCCCCGGCCGTTTTAGATTTAGGATTGGTGCCAGCTTGAGTGCCCTTTAATTGGCGCTCTTCGTTGTCACCGAGTGTCGACATATGATTTTTAACGGAGAATCCCAACTGTTGTGCTTGCGCAATCAACTGTTTACTTGGAACATGTAGCTCCTTCGCTAATTCATAAATTCGCTTTTTCCCCATATCTTCACCCTCCTTAATTTGTCATGATCGCCACCATTTTCTTGGCAAAACCAGCATCGGTAATCGCAATTACAGTACGTGGGTTGCCATTTGCCGCAGTCAGTTCTGCGCGAGTCAAGATATCAATCACTGGGACATCATAAGATTGGGCCTTATCATGAAATTTTTTGGCTGTCGAGGGACCCGCATCACTGGCAATAAAAACCAGCTTTGCAGATTGATTACGGATTGCGTTCAGTGTTAAATTTTCACCGGCAATCTGTTGTTTGGCACGCCGTGAAAGGCCCAGTAAGTTTAAACAAGCTTGTTTAGGCGTCATCACCGAATAATTCCTTTCGGGCTTGTTGGTGATCAACGTAAGCCACTAATTCATCGTAGAATGCTGCATCCACTTTAACGCCAAAAGCCTTATCAAAAGTCTTCTGTTGTTTAGCTTTTTCAGCAACCGCGACATCTAGTGTAATATAAGCCCCACGACCCGGCTTTTTACCGGTCGGATCAACGGAAACTTCATCCTGCTTGTTTTTAACTACACGTACGAGTTCTTTCTTGGGATGCATTTCACCCGTTACAATATCTTTACGTAACGGCACTTTTCTTTTTTTCAACGCCCAGACCTCCTCTAGTTACTCATCATCACTTGCTGAGGCTTCGCTATCATTGGCTGATGCTTCACCATCGTCCGCAACTTCATCGTCGGTCGCAGAGGTTGGTTCGGCTGCCGCAGCGCTCGTCTCAGTTGGTGCATCCGAGCTATCCTCAGTTTCTGTCTCAGGGGCTGTTTCAGCCTCAGCGACATCCGCTGGGTTCTCATCCATTATATCAGAAGCTTCCGTTTCCGATTTAATATCGATCTTAAAGCCGGTTAATTTTGCAGCCAAACGGGCATTTTGACCACGTTTACCGATTGCTAATGATAATTGGTAATCAGGGACAACGACGGTACAGCCCCGTTCATTCTCAGGATCAAAAATGACGTCTAAGACTTCGGCTGGATTCAACGCATTGGCAATAAAGACCGCAGTATCGTCAGTCCATTCCACAATATCCATATTTTCGCCGTGTAACTCATTGACGATGGTCTGGACCCGTTGACCTTTAGGCCCAACACAAGTCCCGACTGGATCAACGTTAGGGTTGTTAGAACGAACCGCTACCTTAGCACGATCGCCAGCTTCACGCGCAATTGAAACAATTTCAACGATTCCATCAAAAATTTCTGGAACCTCTTGTTCAAATAAACGCTTCAACAAGTCTGGCGCGGTCCGTGAAACGAACACTTGTGGGCCCTTGGTCGCATTTTCAACCTTAGAGACATACACCTTGATCTTGTCATGAATCCGGTAAGTTTCACCAGGTAATTGATCAGAACGACCCATCACGGCTTCCACTTTGCCTAAACTCACATACACAAAACGATTATCTTGACGTTCAACTTCACCCGTCACGATTTCATTTTCGTATTGACTATATTCGTCAAAGATAATGCCACGTTCGGCTTCGCGCACCCGCTGCATAATGACTTGTTTAGCGGTTTGAGCCGCAATCCGACCGAAATCCTTTGGCGTGACTTCAAATCGAATCTCATCACCAATTTCATAAGCACGGTTAATGGCTAAAGCATCTTGAAGGCTAACTTCTAGACGCGAATCAAACACATCTTCGACAACTTCCTTAACGGCATAAACATGAATATTACCCTTAACTTGGTCAAAGTCAACTTCAACGTTTTGAGCTTGACCATAGTTACGTTTATAAGCAGAAACCAAAGCTGCTTCCAAGGCATCGATAACAACTTCTTTTTTGATGCCTTTTTCTGTTTCAAGGGTGTCTAACGCCCCTAATAATTCCTTACTCATGTGTAAGCTCCTTTACTAAAACTTAACTGCCAACCGCGCTTGTGAAATCTGCTGCCGGTCGATTGTAATGGTTTTGTGCCGCGTTTTATCTAAGTAATTAATCGTTAAAGTTTCGGGAGTGACCGCGGCTAAGTCGCCCTCAAAGACCTTTTTACCCTCAGTTTTTTGATACAAGCCAACGTGAATGTACTTGCCAATAGCTTGTTGATAATCAGCTTCCTTTTTAAGTGGTCGCTCAGCACCTGGCGAAGAAACCTCTAAAAAGTAAGCTTGTGGAATTGGATCAGGATCCATTCCATCTAATTTTTCACTCAATTCATCGCTAACCATGGCACATTCTTCAATGTTAATGCCCCCTGGCTTATCGATATAGAGTCGTAAGTACCAGCTCTGACCCTCACGCACAAATTCAACATCAACTAATTCAAACTGGTGGGCCGCCACAATGGCTTGTGCCAACGGCTGAATGGTCTCAACAACATTATTGCTCACGTTTGCGCCTCCTATCCAGATTAGTCCAATAAAAAGAGTGAGCATCGCTGCTCACTCGTTAACGAGTTTTAAATTACACTCATATATTATCATAATTATGCGTAATCCGCAACACTAAGCGACTTTCACGCGCTTTTTAAAATAAAGAAAGTTGGTTTTCGTCAGGTAATCCTTCCAAAACCCCATTCGTTGTCATAAAATCAATCAACGTTTTCGAAACTTTCCCACGTTTTGACAAGTCTTCCTTAGAAAGAAACGGCTTATCCGCACGCGCCGCCACGATCTGCTTGGCAACGTTCAAACCTAAACCAGGAATAGCTCGGAATGGTGCAATCAACGTTTTGCCATCGATCAACCAGTCCGCCGCATCCGATTTATCTAAGTCAACCATTGAAAAATTAAAGCCACGTTCCAACATTTCATTGGCCAGTTCCAAGACCGTCAACAAATTCTTTTCCTTAGTTGACGCATCCATCCCTTTATCAGTAATGGCTTTCATCGATGCTTTGACCGCTTCTTTACCATGGGCCATCGCAACCAAGTCAAAGTCATCCGCCCGCACCGAGAAGTACGCGGTGTAATAAATCATTGGGAAATAAACTTTGAAGTAAGCCACCCGCAGCGCCATTAAAATATAAGCCGCCGCATGGGCCCGCGGGAACATGTACTTAATTTTCAAACAAGACTCAATATACCAATCCGGCACATTCGAATCTTTCATGGCCTGTTGCCAATCATCCGGAATCCCACGGCCTTTACGGACATGTTCCATAATTTGGAATGACATATCCGATTCCATGCCGTAGTGAATCAAGTCGGTCATGATGTTATCCCGACAACCGATAACTTCAGCTAAGGTAACCGTACCATCCTTGATCAATTCTTCCGCATTACCCAGCCAAACGTCGGTTCCATGTGACAGCCCAGAAATTTGAAGGAGTTCGTTAAAGGTCGACGGATGGGTTTCTTCCAACATACCGCGCACAAAACGCGTCCCAAATTCGGGTATCCCTAGCGTCCCAGTCTTAGAAAAAATTTGATCTTCAGTCACACCTAAAACATCAGGGCTAGAAAAAATCTTCATGACGTTGGGATCAACTGGTGGAATACTTTCTGGCTTGATGCCGGATAAATCTTGCAACATCCGAATCATCGTTGGATCATCATGTCCCAAAATATCAATTTTCAAAATATTATCATGGATCGAATGGAAATCAAAATGGGTCGTTTGCCAAGCCGCGGTCTGGTCATCAGCGGGATATTGCACGGGCGTAAAGTCGTAAATATCCATGTAATCAGGTACAACGATAATCCCCGCCGGATGTTGCCCGGTAGAGCGCTTGACCCCCGTGATACCCTTGGCTAACCGATCGACTTCCGCCGTGCGTAACGTTTGATTTGTGTCCCGTTCATAGGCTTTGGCATAGCCATAACCCGTTTTATCCGCGACCGTCCCAATTGTCCCGGCCCGGTAAACGTTCTTCTCTCCGAACAAGACTTTCGTATAATTATGGGCAATCGGCTGATAGTCACCAGAGAAGTTCAAATCAATATCGGGCACTTTGTTACCATAGAAACCCAAGAAAGTTTCAAACGGAATGTTATGACCATCGCGCACCATATTTGTGCCACATTTTGGACAATCTTTCGGTGGCAGATCATAACCTGAACCATATTCATTGTTCGTATAAAAATGCGAATATTGACAATTTGGACAGCGGTAATGTGGTGGCATCGGATTAACTTCCGTGATCCCTGACAAGGTCGCCACTAAACTAGACCCGACGGACCCCCGTGACCCAACCAAATAACCATCCTTGTTACTCTTAAAAACTAAGCGTTGGGCAATCAAATAAATGACTGAGAACCCGTTCCCAATAATACTCTTTAACTCCTTATCCACGCGCTTTTGGACAATTTCCGGTAAGGGATCTCCATACCAAGCATGCGCCCGATCCATCGTCAATTGCTTGATTTCGGCTTCGGCACCTTTCATCCGTGGTGTGTAGAGTTTATCTTTGACTGGCCGCACCACTTCAAAACTAGCAGCAATCTGCTGTGGCGTCTCCACAACGATCTCGTGGGCCACGTCATCGCCTAAAAAACTAAAGGCTTGTAACATTTCATCAGTCGTTCGGAAATGGACATCCGGCCGCTCCGTACGGTTCAACGGATTCGCGCCACCTTGTGAGTGAATCAAGATTTTCCGATAGATCTTATCTTCAGGATTTAAGTAATGCACATCCCCAGTCGCGGCGACGGGAATATTTAACTCATGACCCAAATTGACCATATTTTTAATAATGTCTTCAAGATGATCGTTATCCGCGATCAACCCACTCTCAATCAAAGGCGCATAAGCAGCTTTCGGTTGGACTTCTAGAAAATCATAATAAGTCGCCTTCTCACGCGCCTCAGCTTGACCTTTTTGCATCATTGACGTGAAAACTTCACCACGTGAACAAGCCGAGCCAACCAGAATACCATCACGATATTTATTCAGAATACTGCGTGGAACTCGTGGAACTCGATAATAATAATCCACATTCGACATGGAAATAATCCGGAACAAGTTTTTCAAGCCGGCTTGGGTCTGGGCATACAAGGTCGCATGAAACGGCCGTGCCCGTCGATAAGCGGCATTCTCATTCATATGATCATTCAATTGGTCATGGAACTGAACCCCGTAGCGTTCTTCGGCATCTTTCAAGAAGAGATGATTTAAGTGCCCGGTCGATTCCGCATCATAGATTGCCCGGTGATGGTGTTCCAAACTAACATTGAACTTTTTAGCTAACGTATTCAATGTAAATCGTTTAAGTTCCGGGTACAACCAGTGGGCTAATGTCAACGTATCCACAATTGGATTTTCGATTGGTCCCATGTTATGACGAGCATATCCCGTATTCATGAATCCCATATCAAAAGTAACGTTATGACCAACAACAATGGCGTCGCCGTAAAATTCACGGAAAAGTTTAAAGACTTCTTCCTCGGATTTTGAGCCACGAACCATGTCATCAGTGATACTCGTCAAATTCGTCGTCGTTTCGGATAAATGGAACCCTGGGTCGATAAACTCTTCAAATTGATCGACAACGTTGCCTTTAACCATTTTGACGGCAGACAATTCGATGACCTTATCATAGATCGCCGATAAGCCGGTTGTTTCCGTATCAAAAATGACATAAGTCGCTTCTTTAAGATCGACATGCGCATCATTGAAGGCGATCGGTTCACCATCATCGACCATGTTGGCTTCAACGCCATAAAGGACTTTGATCTTATTTTTCTGTCCTGCCGCAAAAGCTTCTGGGAACGCCTGCGCGCCAGAATGATCTGTAATCGCAATCGCAGGTTGACCCCATTTGGCCGCTTGCGCCACGAAATCAGACACACTGTTCGTCGCATCCATCGTACTCATGTTGGAATGCAAGTGTAATTCGACCCGTTTACCATCCGCGGGCGCCTTGTCTTCACGCGATTGATGTGAGATTTCATTAATATCATAGGCATTGATCGTCAAATCACGCATGAAACTATCTTCTTGGACTGACCCCCGTGCTCGGACCCACATGCCTTGCTTAAGCGCCGCAAATTGGGCTTCATCGTCACTATTACGTGAGAACTTTTTGATGACCATCGAAGAACTATAATCAGTCACTTTCAGAATCAATAACTGTCGTTGTGAACGTAACGTCCGGACTTCCATGTCGAAAACGTACCCTTCGACAATCACTGAACGTTCTTCTTCCGTAATTTGAACCATTTGTTTAGCCGGTTCTTGCGGATTGATCTGTTTACCTAATTGAACAGGTCCATCAATCGGTGCGGGTGAATCTGCTTGTTGGGCGCGTTTCTCGTTAGCCTTTTTAATCGCAGCTTCGGCCTTTTGAGCTAACGCTTGATCAGACTTAGCTTTTTGGGCATGGAACGCTTTGATCTTTTCCTGGGATGCCGTCTCATCAATCAAGGTATGCACGGAAAATTTAGGAAAACCCAATTGTTGATAGGTTTCTTCAATAGGTCCGAGCGCTTGATTGGTCAAAAAGTTCTGAATCACTTCATTTTCAGCCAATAAAATGACCCGGCCATCCTCGTAAGACGGCACATTGCTGTTGCAAAGTGATTGGACTAGTGGCGACTTGATGCCACTATTTTGAACGATCCATTCCCAATAATCAGCCAAGGCCCGCGGATCAACCTCGGTGTCAGCCGTTGTAATCTGTAAATTGATCTTAGCAATTTCGTGAAAGGCTATCTGGAGTTTATTTTGAAACGACATAAACTGTGAAAATGGTAAAACGTGTTGAAAATGTAAATGGAACTCCCAAACTTTTGAGGCTTGATGAACGGTCAGCTTTTCGATGGTCGCAGCTTGAAAAGTTTCATCCATCGGCATCTCGATCTGTTCGAGCAATTTCTCAAACATTTCCTGCTGATTTAAGCTCACGCGTGCTCCTCCTTAATGTTTTAAAAAACTAACTAAAATCACCTAGTTTCTAGGTTGCCGAAACTAGGTGATTTTCTGCAGACACAATGAGTTAAGTGTACGCATTTTTTTATTAACTTGCAACGTTCAAGTCGCGTGATCTAATCGATGTTTTTTAGTAGCACCGCGAGATTATTGGCAACTTCCTCTTGTTTTACTTCAAGTGTTTCGCCAGTTTGACGGAGCTTGATTTCAACGATGCCTTCGCTGGCCTTTTTACCGATCGTAATTCGGGCTGGAATCCCAACCAAATCAGAATCTGCAAACTTGACCCCCGGACGTTCTTTACGATCGTCGTACAAGACATTGTAACCAGCAGCTTCTAAAGTCTTTTCAACTTGATCAGCTACGGCGACTTGATCCGCCTTCTTAGGATTAACTGGAATGACATGTACATCGAATGGCGCAATATCTTTTGGCCAAACAAGCCCATTTTCATCCGCGCGTTGTTCAGCAATCGCTGATAACAACCGTGAAACCCCAATTCCGTAGCAACCCATGATTACTGGGATGTTACGACCATTTTGATCCAAAACTTCAGCGTGCAGATCTTTCGAATAACGTGTCCCTAATTTGAAGATATGCCCAATTT from Lactiplantibacillus brownii encodes:
- a CDS encoding L7Ae/L30e/S12e/Gadd45 family ribosomal protein, which gives rise to MTPKQACLNLLGLSRRAKQQIAGENLTLNAIRNQSAKLVFIASDAGPSTAKKFHDKAQSYDVPVIDILTRAELTAANGNPRTVIAITDAGFAKKMVAIMTN
- the rnpM gene encoding RNase P modulator RnpM; translation: MKKRKVPLRKDIVTGEMHPKKELVRVVKNKQDEVSVDPTGKKPGRGAYITLDVAVAEKAKQQKTFDKAFGVKVDAAFYDELVAYVDHQQARKELFGDDA
- the nusA gene encoding transcription termination factor NusA, yielding MSKELLGALDTLETEKGIKKEVVIDALEAALVSAYKRNYGQAQNVEVDFDQVKGNIHVYAVKEVVEDVFDSRLEVSLQDALAINRAYEIGDEIRFEVTPKDFGRIAAQTAKQVIMQRVREAERGIIFDEYSQYENEIVTGEVERQDNRFVYVSLGKVEAVMGRSDQLPGETYRIHDKIKVYVSKVENATKGPQVFVSRTAPDLLKRLFEQEVPEIFDGIVEIVSIAREAGDRAKVAVRSNNPNVDPVGTCVGPKGQRVQTIVNELHGENMDIVEWTDDTAVFIANALNPAEVLDVIFDPENERGCTVVVPDYQLSLAIGKRGQNARLAAKLTGFKIDIKSETEASDIMDENPADVAEAETAPETETEDSSDAPTETSAAAAEPTSATDDEVADDGEASANDSEASASDDE
- the rimP gene encoding ribosome maturation factor RimP translates to MLTLFIGLIWIGGANVSNNVVETIQPLAQAIVAAHQFELVDVEFVREGQSWYLRLYIDKPGGINIEECAMVSDELSEKLDGMDPDPIPQAYFLEVSSPGAERPLKKEADYQQAIGKYIHVGLYQKTEGKKVFEGDLAAVTPETLTINYLDKTRHKTITIDRQQISQARLAVKF
- a CDS encoding PolC-type DNA polymerase III, whose product is MSLNQQEMFEKLLEQIEMPMDETFQAATIEKLTVHQASKVWEFHLHFQHVLPFSQFMSFQNKLQIAFHEIAKINLQITTADTEVDPRALADYWEWIVQNSGIKSPLVQSLCNSNVPSYEDGRVILLAENEVIQNFLTNQALGPIEETYQQLGFPKFSVHTLIDETASQEKIKAFHAQKAKSDQALAQKAEAAIKKANEKRAQQADSPAPIDGPVQLGKQINPQEPAKQMVQITEEERSVIVEGYVFDMEVRTLRSQRQLLILKVTDYSSSMVIKKFSRNSDDEAQFAALKQGMWVRARGSVQEDSFMRDLTINAYDINEISHQSREDKAPADGKRVELHLHSNMSTMDATNSVSDFVAQAAKWGQPAIAITDHSGAQAFPEAFAAGQKNKIKVLYGVEANMVDDGEPIAFNDAHVDLKEATYVIFDTETTGLSAIYDKVIELSAVKMVKGNVVDQFEEFIDPGFHLSETTTNLTSITDDMVRGSKSEEEVFKLFREFYGDAIVVGHNVTFDMGFMNTGYARHNMGPIENPIVDTLTLAHWLYPELKRFTLNTLAKKFNVSLEHHHRAIYDAESTGHLNHLFLKDAEERYGVQFHDQLNDHMNENAAYRRARPFHATLYAQTQAGLKNLFRIISMSNVDYYYRVPRVPRSILNKYRDGILVGSACSRGEVFTSMMQKGQAEAREKATYYDFLEVQPKAAYAPLIESGLIADNDHLEDIIKNMVNLGHELNIPVAATGDVHYLNPEDKIYRKILIHSQGGANPLNRTERPDVHFRTTDEMLQAFSFLGDDVAHEIVVETPQQIAASFEVVRPVKDKLYTPRMKGAEAEIKQLTMDRAHAWYGDPLPEIVQKRVDKELKSIIGNGFSVIYLIAQRLVFKSNKDGYLVGSRGSVGSSLVATLSGITEVNPMPPHYRCPNCQYSHFYTNNEYGSGYDLPPKDCPKCGTNMVRDGHNIPFETFLGFYGNKVPDIDLNFSGDYQPIAHNYTKVLFGEKNVYRAGTIGTVADKTGYGYAKAYERDTNQTLRTAEVDRLAKGITGVKRSTGQHPAGIIVVPDYMDIYDFTPVQYPADDQTAAWQTTHFDFHSIHDNILKIDILGHDDPTMIRMLQDLSGIKPESIPPVDPNVMKIFSSPDVLGVTEDQIFSKTGTLGIPEFGTRFVRGMLEETHPSTFNELLQISGLSHGTDVWLGNAEELIKDGTVTLAEVIGCRDNIMTDLIHYGMESDMSFQIMEHVRKGRGIPDDWQQAMKDSNVPDWYIESCLKIKYMFPRAHAAAYILMALRVAYFKVYFPMIYYTAYFSVRADDFDLVAMAHGKEAVKASMKAITDKGMDASTKEKNLLTVLELANEMLERGFNFSMVDLDKSDAADWLIDGKTLIAPFRAIPGLGLNVAKQIVAARADKPFLSKEDLSKRGKVSKTLIDFMTTNGVLEGLPDENQLSLF